The Rhododendron vialii isolate Sample 1 chromosome 8a, ASM3025357v1 genome has a window encoding:
- the LOC131298202 gene encoding uncharacterized protein LOC131298202: protein MDSGNSGSIQSSSGGDEEYDSSRADSLSAFAHLSNPPPPSQPHHHHHNNSNLFDPLPNFFDPNPLPNFDPIWSKSPINCTYNSLPLPTSSGAALFTSSSSSPTVPFDPPKTDPVQPHLARNPKKRSRASRRAPTTVLTTDTTNFRAMVQEFTGIPAPPFPSSSSPFVRNRLDLFGAPSSTRSYPLSDALQPPPYLLRPFAQKFQPPPPPSFLSPNSNDVVSGNSTGSNSNSVNYQMQNQILTFQSLLQSPMANPSVLRSSGQDLLEIPSGNSDDVNPTVWGAGVGLNGGDQSHHLRTVNGSYVDYSQSGGGGGKGNYEKGSENVGAGRGGGMVESWICSSDH, encoded by the coding sequence atGGATTCCGGAAACAGTGGGAGCATCCAGTCATCCAGCGGCGGTGACGAGGAGTACGACTCGTCACGCGCCGACTCGCTTTCGGCTTTCGCTCACCTCTCCaaccctccaccaccatcacaaccgcaccaccaccaccacaacaactCAAACCTCTTCGACCCGCTCCCGAACTTCTTCGACCCGAACCCACTGCCTAATTTCGACCCGATATGGTCCAAGTCCCCAATAAACTGCACCTACAATTCCCTCCCCCTCCCCACCTCCTCCGGTGCCGCCCTCTTcacttcctcctcctcatcccCTACGGTTCCCTTCGACCCCCCGAAAACCGACCCGGTCCAACCCCACCTCGCACGGAACCCCAAAAAACGGTCCAGAGCCTCTCGGCGTGCTCCCACAACGGTCCTAACAACCGACACCACTAACTTCCGAGCCATGGTTCAGGAGTTCACCGGCATCCCGGCCCCACCTTTCCCATCATCTTCCTCGCCGTTCGTTAGAAACAGACTCGATCTCTTCGGTGCACCTTCCTCCACCAGATCCTACCCATTGTCCGACGCCTTGCAACCGCCGCCTTATCTCCTCCGGCCTTTCGCCCAGAAATTCCAACCCCCGCCGCCGCCGTCGTTCCTCAGCCCTAACAGCAACGACGTCGTTTCCGGCAATTCAACCGGTTCCAATTCGAATTCTGTTAATTACCAAATGCAAAACCAAATCCTGACGTTCCAGTCCCTGCTGCAATCCCCAATGGCGAATCCGTCCGTCCTCCGATCGAGCGGTCAGGATTTGCTGGAGATTCCGTCGGGGAACAGCGATGATGTCAATCCGACAGTGTGGGGCGCTGGAGTGGGGTTGAACGGCGGAGATCAGAGTCATCATTTGAGGACAGTCAATGGGAGCTACGTTGACTATTCgcagagtggtggtggtggtgggaaggGAAATTACGAAAAGGGGTCTGAGAATGTTGGTGCGGGTAGAGGTGGAGGTATGGTCGAATCGTGGATATGTTCTTCTGATCATTAG